A region of the Meleagris gallopavo isolate NT-WF06-2002-E0010 breed Aviagen turkey brand Nicholas breeding stock unplaced genomic scaffold, Turkey_5.1 ChrUn_random_7180001973898, whole genome shotgun sequence genome:
AGCGGCGTCTACGTCATCCAGCCCTCAGGGCTCCACCCCATCGTGGTGTACTGCGAGATGAACGTGACGGACGGGGGCTGGACGGTCATCCAGAGGAACCGCCACAACACAGACATCACCTGGGCCGAGTCCTGGAGCACCTACAAGTACGGCTTTGGGAACGTGCGCGGCGACTACTGGCTGGGCACCGAGTACATCCACCAGATCGCCAAGCAGAAGGTCTACCAGGTCAGGTTCGTCATCCAGGATGCCTCCAACAACATCAGGTTCGCAGAGTACAACCTCTTCAGTCTGGACGATGAGTCCCAGGGCTACCGGCTGCGGCTGGGCTCCTACGCAGGCACAGC
Encoded here:
- the LOC104917271 gene encoding LOW QUALITY PROTEIN: fibrinogen-like protein 1-like protein (The sequence of the model RefSeq protein was modified relative to this genomic sequence to represent the inferred CDS: inserted 1 base in 1 codon; deleted 2 bases in 1 codon), which codes for GVYVIQPSGLHPIVVYCEMNVTDGGWTVIQRNRHNTDITWAESWSTYKYGFGNVRGDYWLGTEYIHQIAKQKVYQVRFVIQDASNNIRFAEYNLFSLDDESQGYRLRLGSYAGTAGDAMDSDNPSNMHNNMKFSTEDRDQDASRKNCASRWGGWWFSSCYSVRLNFKGGMTWGSLCKGTCXSSLILIRPAPYR